The genomic region GCGCGTCGGAGCCGTTCGCCGGGCCGATCGACACCGAGCCGCTGACCGGGACGGACCGGATCCGGGCCGAGAAGTTCAACCAGATCCTCGAGGACGGGCTGGGCTACTTGACGCTGCAGTCGACCCGGCCGCAGACCCTGGCCTACTCGCTGAACGACTCACCCGTCGGCCAGCTGGCCTGGATCGTCGAGAAGTTCGCCGAGTGGACCGACCCGGCGGCCACCCTGCCCGAGGACGCGGTCGACAAGAACCAACTGCTGACCAACGTCAGCCTGTACTGGTTCACCGGCTCGGGCGCCTCGTCCGCCCACGCCGTGTACGACGGCATGGCCGCCTGGCGCGCCTTCGCCGCGCAGCAGGCAACCACTTCTCAGGACGGCACCGGCTCCGGCGACGGCGGCTGGGGCGACGCCGACGCCGACGCCGGCTCCGGCTGGGGTGGCGAGCTGGCAGCACCGCCGACCGGAGTCGCGGTCTTCGGCGCGGAGACCGCGATCCGCAGCCTGATCGATCCGGCCGGCAAGATCGAGCACTGGACCGAGTACGAGCGCGGCGGCCACTTCGCCGCGATGGAGGTCCCCGACCTGCTCACCGACGACCTGCGCACCTTCTTCCGCCCCCTCCGCTGACGTACGCCGCTGATCACCTGGTGCTGCGCCTCACCGCGTCGGGCTGGAAGACCTGAACAGCACCGCGAGGTCTTCCAGCCGGACCACCACCAGAGCCAGCAGACCTGCCAGCGGTACCGCGACCGCCAGAGTGTGCGGCTCGGCGGCCGCCGTCTCAGCAACTGCCGATCCGCCGGCCACCAGCAGCAGGCCGGCATTGCGGCCGACGTGAACCCAGGACAGCGGCGAGTCCTGCTGGCCGAAACAGCGGCAGCGCGCTCCCTCACCTCGCAGGACAGCTCGGAGAACACCGACGGTCAGCACGGCCATCAGGCCAGCGGCGGCCCACAGGCCGATGCCGCGACCACCGGCGAGCAACGACCAGGCCAGCAGAGCGACCACCCCCGCCTCGGTGACGGTCACGGCGACCGCGACCGCACCGGCGAGCCGGGCCGGCACTCCGAAGCCAGGGACCGAACGGACAAAG from Kribbella flavida DSM 17836 harbors:
- a CDS encoding MauE/DoxX family redox-associated membrane protein — its product is MQLVTTVAAVLLAAVFAVSVAGKVRSRSAFAAFVRSVPGFGVPARLAGAVAVAVTVTEAGVVALLAWSLLAGGRGIGLWAAAGLMAVLTVGVLRAVLRGEGARCRCFGQQDSPLSWVHVGRNAGLLLVAGGSAVAETAAAEPHTLAVAVPLAGLLALVVVRLEDLAVLFRSSSPTR
- a CDS encoding epoxide hydrolase family protein translates to MTNSSEIQAFRIDIPQPELDDLRARLRNTRWPAAPRVDDWSRGVPTGYLRDLAAYWADEYDWRAEEARLNEIPQYVTEIDGQRIHFLHQESPEPDAVPLVLTHGWPGSPVEFAQVVSRLSNPRAYGGDPADAFHVVVPSLPGYGFSNPIGPAGFNLFAVAGMWAELMSRLGYERFAAHGGDAGAGVTGMLPFVAPGRVIGMHLAAVSASEPFAGPIDTEPLTGTDRIRAEKFNQILEDGLGYLTLQSTRPQTLAYSLNDSPVGQLAWIVEKFAEWTDPAATLPEDAVDKNQLLTNVSLYWFTGSGASSAHAVYDGMAAWRAFAAQQATTSQDGTGSGDGGWGDADADAGSGWGGELAAPPTGVAVFGAETAIRSLIDPAGKIEHWTEYERGGHFAAMEVPDLLTDDLRTFFRPLR